In Microbacterium enclense, the DNA window CGCCTCCACCCTGAGGGGGCGCAGGGTCTCGCGGACGAAACGGTCGAGACGGTCGGCGACGGGAAGACTCATCGGACGGACACCGCGAGTCGGTGGCCGGCCGGGAAGAGCGGATCCGCCGTGCCGTTGGGCACGTCCTCCGGGGAGCTCTCGACGGCGGCCATCGACCGGGGGATCTCGAAGGGAAGGCGGCCACGCGGGGCGATGCGGCCGGAGAGCGCGGCGACCAGCGCCTCGTCACTCACCCCGCACGTGCCGACGACGGTGTCGGCGGTCTCGACGAGCGGCGTCAGGATGGCCGGTCGTTCCAGGTTCGCGTCGACGATGAGGCGGGTCGTCTTCGCGAGGGAGCCGAGGCGTGCGAGCAGACCCGGACGGTAGTTCAGCGACCCCTGATGGAAGAGGGACTCGAAGAGGAGGTCGTCGCGCGGGTCGTAGGGCGCGGGCAGGCGCACGACCGCGACGTCGGCGTCTTCGGGACGTGCGACGACGGTCCCCCAGGGGCGGGCGGCCTCGGCGGACATGCCCTCGACGTAGACGCGCCGGTCTGACGCGGCTACGAGCGGCAGGAGCCCGTCGTCCGCGAGGACGGTCACGGAGGCCGCCTGGGCGCGGAACCCCGCTTCGCGGTGCGCGGCGCACCCGCCGATCTCGGCCGCGGCGTCCTCGTCGACGAAGGGGTCGTCGAACAGGCCGAGCCGGAACTTGAGCGCGAGCAGGCGGAACGCGGATCGGTCGATGCGCTCCTCGGCGACGTGGCCCGTGCGGACGAGGTCGAGCAGCAGGTCGGTGCATTCCTCGCCGCCGAACTGGTCGCACCCGGCGTCGAGGACCTTGAGGATACGTTCGGAGGGAGACAGATGCTCGACCCCCCACGCCTTGGCCGGGAGGACCTGCCCCTGCGCCACGTTGTCGTGGATCAGCTCCCAGTCGGTCACCACGATCCCGTCGTAGCCGAGGGACTCGCGCAGAAGTCGCGTCACGATGCGGCGGTTGAACGCGAAACCGACCTCTTCGACCGGCTCCCCGTCGAGCTCGAGTCCGACTGGCATCCCGTAGTACGGCATCAGCCCGGCGGTCCCGGCGGCGATCGCGGCGGCGAACGGCGCGAGATGCTCGGCGAAGCGTCCACCGGGGTAGACCTGTTCTCGGCCGTACGGGAAATGCGCGTCCTCCCCGCCCTGCTGGGGCCCCGCTCCGGGGAAATGCTTGGTCACGCAGGCCACGGACGTCGGGCCGAGCTCGTCGCCCTGGAACCCGCGCAGGTACGTGAGCATCGCACGCGTGGTGCGCTCGGCATCCGCTCCGAAGGTCTGGAACTGCCGTCCCCAGCGGGCGTCGCTCGCGAGGTCGACCTGCGGGTGCAGGGCCATCCGGATGCCGACGGCGAGATACTCCGCGCGGGCGATCCGCGCGTGCTCGAGGATGTCGGCGTCGTCGAGCGCAGCCAGGCCGAGCGGTTCCGGCCACTGCGAGAAGCCGCGGGCGGCGAAGGATGCGCCGGCGTTCTCGGTGAACGCGTGCCGCGGATCGGTGCTGATGGTGACCGGGATGCCGTGCTCTGTCTGCGCTGCCAGAGCCTGCAACGCGTTGGCCCAGCGCGCGGCTTCGCGCGGCGTTCCCAGTCCGTGCACGTTGAAGTGGTTCATCCGCTTGTCGAGGACGACCGTGCTCGTGGGCGAGGCGCTGAGTGCGCCGGCGGTCTCGACGAGCGTGCCGTTCTCTCCGGATTCGATGACGGTGTGGAACATCAAGCCGACCTTCTCTTCGAGAGAGAGACGCGGCAGCAGGTCGGCGGTGCGTGCTTCCGGGGTCAGACGGGAGGTGCGGTAGTCCGAGGTCACGGTCAGCCTTTCAGCCCGGTGAAGCCGATCCCCGTGACGATGGAACGCTGGAAGATCAGGAAGATGAGGATGGGGGGGATGCTCGCGATGAGCAGGCCCGCGATGAGATACGCCGGGTCGGTCGCCTGCGCGAGACGCGGGAGGGCGACGGCGAGGGGCTGCGTCTCGGGATCGGTCAGCACGATCAGTGGCCAGAGGAACTCTTTCCACGCCGTCATGATCGACAGCAGCGAGACCACGGCGAGGATCGGCCGCGACATCGGCAGCACGATCCGCCAGAAGATCGTGAACCACCCCGCGCCGTCCAGCTGTGCGGCTTCGAACAGATCGCGCGGGATGTCTTCGAAGAACTGTTTCACGAGCAGGATCGTGAAGGCGTTCGCTCCCGCGGGCAGCCACACCGCCCACGGGGTGTCGGTGAGGCTCACGTGCAGCAGGGGCAGGTCGAGCACCGTGAGGTACAGCGCGATCAGCGTGACCGTTCCGGGGACGAAGAGCGTCAGCAGGATCGCCCCGTAGACGGCGCGTCCGTACCACGGGCGGATCACGGCGAGAGCGAACCCGGCAGTGGCGGACACGACGAGCTGGACGATCCACGATCCGCCCACGAGCACCACGGTGTTGCCGAGATACTGACCGATCGACAGAAGGTTCCACGCGTCGGGGATGTTCTCCCACTTCGCGGGGCTGGGGACGAGGCTGAGGGGATGCTGCAGGAGATCCGTCGTAGACGAGATGGCCGCGCGCAGCATCCATAGCAGCGGGACCGCCCCGAGGGCCACGAGACCGATGAGCAAGACGATGTGCATCGCGCGCCACCCGACGAAGATGCGCGGTCGGCGCCAGTCGAAGCTGGACAGGATGCCGCGTTCGCGCGGCTGCGCGGCGGTTCGCTGGGGGCGGGTGTCGGTCGTCGCGGTCATCGGGTGCTCCAGGAACGGGTGAGCCGCAGGTAGACCGCGGAGACGATGATGAGGACGACCGCGAGAAGCAGGCTGAGCGCCGTGGCGACGCCGTAGTTGCCGAAGAGGAAGGCGTAGCGGTAGATCATCAGGAGGATCGTCACGGTGGCGTTGGCCGGTCCTCCGTCGGTCATCACGTACGGCTCGGTGAAGACCTGGATGGCCCCGATGATCTGCAGCAGGAGGAGCACGAGGATCACTCCGCGCATCTGCGGAAGCGTGATGTGAACGATGCGCTGCCACACCGACGCCCCGTCCAGTTCGGCGGCCTCGTAGAGCTCGGTGCTCACTCCCGTCAGAGCGGCGAGGTAGATGAGGATCGCGGTGCCTGCGCCCGACCAGGTCGCCACGATCACGAGGCTCGGCATCGCGGTGGCGGGGGATTGCAGCCAGGGCTGGGGATCGACGCCGACGAGGCCGAGGAGGCTGTTGACGACCCCCGACTCGCCCGGATTGAAGAAGACCTTCCAGAGCAGGACCGAGACCACCGGGGGGATCACGACGGGCAGGTAGGCGAGCACTCGCGCGAGGGTGCCGCCGCGGCGCAGCTCGGAGATGAGCACCGCGCACACCAGCGGAACGGGGAGGCCGATCGCCAGGGAGAGGACGGTGAACCACAGGGTGTTCACCGCGGCGCGGGGCAGGAGCGGATCCGAGAAGAGCACCTCGAAGTTGTCCCACCCGACCCACTCGGGCGCGGTGACCAGGTCGGTCTGCTGGAAGGCGAGGGCCGCGCTCTGGACGATGGGCCACCACGCGAAGTAGCCGAAGACGATGAACGTGGGGAGCAGGAAGACCAGGCCCGCGATCGCCGACCGCCGCCGCGTCAGCGAGCGCCGACGCGGCGGGCCGGGGCGAGCCGCCTGCGCGGCACGAACGGGCGTCGTGCCGCGCGGGCGGTCGGTGGTGACGGTCATGACTTGTGCTGGGCCAGGATCTGGTTGACCCGCTGCTCCGCGTCGTCGAGCAGCGCATCGATGTCGGCGTTCTCATCCGTCAACACCGACTGGACGACCGGATCGAGGGCCGCGTAGATCTCCTGTGAGGCGACAGCCGGCTCGGGGACGTACTCGAGCTCGTCGAGCGACGCGGTGTACGGGGCGAAGTTCTCCACCGGCACGTTGACGTAGTCGGCGATGGCGTCGCGGTACGCGGCGTAGGCTTCGGCGCTGAAGATCGGAGCGACGGGGACGCCGACCGGCAGGCCGTCGGCGGCCGAGGCCTTCGCGGTCTCGGCGGCGACCTCGAGGTCGTAGTTGGGCCGGAGAGCGCGCCAGTCGATCCACTTAACCGCGGCCTCCTTCTCGGCTTCGGTCGCGGTGGCGTTCACCATGAGGACCGTGGCGCCCGCCAGCGTCGCGTTCGCGCCGCCCTGGGGCATGGGGCCCGCACCGAACGCCTCGGGCTTGCCCCCCGCCGCGATGTAGTTGGGGTACACGTCCGGCGGGGCAGTCACCCACATGCCGACGTTCCCGGCGGTGAACTCCGCCACGAGGTCCTCCTGCTTGCCGAGGACGTTGTCGCCGAGCGAGTCGTCCTTCCAGCGCATGTCCTTCCACATCTGCAGCACCTCGCGGGAGGCGTCGTCGTTGAACGCCGCGGTCCAGGTGCCGTCGGCGGCCTGGTCGATCATCTTCCCGCCGTAGGTGTAGTCGTAGCCGGTGAGGTGCCACCCGCCGCTGTTGTTCGTCGAGATCTCCCCGAAGCCGGTCTTGCCCGTGGCGTCGGAGATCTTCTTCGCCGCGGTCCGGACCTCGTCCCACGTCTGCGGGGGAGCGTCGGGGTCGAGACCTGCCTGCTGGAAGAGGTCGCGGTTGTAGACGAGGCCGAAGGCATAGCTCTTCTCGGGGATGCCGTAGACGGCGTCGCCCTGCTCGAGGAACTGCATGACGCGCGGATTGAGGTCCGAGAAGCTGTCCAGCTTCGAGGCGACCGAGGCGATGTCGGCGACCTGGCCGCGTTCGATGAGGGCGGGCGGTTCGGTCAGCGGAACCCGAAGAAGTGTCGGGGCGCTGCCGCCGGCGAGGCGGGTGGCGAAGGTCTTGGCATCCCACGGGACATCGGATGCCTCGATGGTGATGTTCGGGTTCGCCGCTTCGAACTCCGACACCTGGCGTTCGAAGAGCTGGACGGCGGCCGTGTTGGTGGCCGCGGGCTTGCCCATGACGGTGATCGTGACTTTTCCGTCTCCGCTGTCGGCGTCGCTGGCTCCATTGCCTCCGCTGCAACCGGCCATGACCGCCAGGGCGGGCACGACGACGGCGGCTGCGATGACGCGGCGTGTGCGCTGTTGCATGATTCCTCCGTTCGGGGCGGCCGGGTGACCGCCGCGCGCATGCCCGACGAGGAACAGGTGTGCGCCACCTCGTCGTGCACGTGGGCCCAGTATGAGCACAGCCGTGTTCAGTTCGCAAGAAATATTTTCAACTCATAAACACGAAGGTTTAAGACTTGTGCACTTGTGAGAGGTGTGATTGCCTCATGCTCATGGCTGACTCCGTCGACGGCGACACCCCGGGAGAGCGCCCGCACGCGCTCCTCGTCATGGCCCCCCGCACCTACGACGACCTGTTCGACGAGGCCCGGTGGGCGCGTCTGCGATCGCTCGTGACCCTCGGCGACCCGGTACGCGTCGACGTCTTCGACCGCCGTGCGCTCGAACGGCTCGCGCAGGTGGAGTATCTGGTCACCGGGTGGGGGGCTCCCCGCCTCGGGCCGGAAGTCCTCCGCGCGGCTCCGCGCCTCCGCGGCATCCTGCACACCGGTGGTTCGGTGAAAAACCTCATCTCGGAGGACGTCTGGGACCGGGGCATCGTCGTGACGAGCGCGGCGGAAGCCAACGCGATCCCCGTCGCGGAGTTCACGATCGCGATGATCCTGCTGGAGGCCAAGCGCGTGCCCGCCTACATCGCGGGATACGCCTCGACGCGCGACGTCGCCGGGGACTGGCGCGACGGGATCCCCCCGTCGGCGACCTTCGGCGGCGTCGTCGGCATCGTCGGCTTCTCGCGCGTCGGACGACGCGTCGCGGCGCTCCTCGCCCCTTTCGGCTTCGAGGTCCTCGTGGCCGACCCATACGCCGCGGCGGAGGAGGTGCAGGCGGCGGGCGGGACTCTGGTGGAACTCGACGCCCTGATGGCACGGAGCGACATCGTGTCGATACACGCCCCGGAGCTCCCGTCCACCCGGCACCTGCTGGACGCGCGCCGGATCGCCTCCATGCGCCCGGACGCGGTGCTGATCAACACTGCCCGCGGATCGCTCATCGACACCGAGGCCCTGCTCGAGCGCTGCCGGAGCGGACTGCTGCGCGCGGTCCTGGATGTGACGGACCCTGAGCCGCTCCCGCCTGACTCTCCGCTCTTCGGGGCACCGGGGGTGGTGCTGACGCCGCACATCGCCGGGGCGATGCACGCCGAGACCCTGCGGCTCACCGACTCCGCCCTGGACGGCCTGCAGACCCTCGTCCGGGGCGACGCGCCGGCGAACAGGGTCGATCGATCCCTGCTCGGGCTCTCGGCCTGACGCACGACGAAGCAGGGGTGGGCCGGAGCTCACCCCTGCTTCGTCGTCACTCGACGACGACCTCCGTCGTCGTCGCGGAGGTCACCACGGCCGACGTGGTGTCGGTGGTGCGGACGGAGTAGCTGTGCACTCCTTTCACCCACTTCCCGGTGACGGCGTAGACGGCGCCGTCGGTCACGACCGTGTCGGACGGATCCACCGGCGCCATGTCGTGCACCACCCCGTCCAGCACGAGCTGGACCTTGTGCGGCGCCTGTCCCTCGGCATCCGTGTACGTCGCCTGCACGGTCACGTCGTCATCGGTGGTGAGCGGTCCGACGGTGTGCGAGATCGCCGTGAGGGTCGGGGCCGTGCCCGTCGCCTGGTTGGTGAAGCTCACGTCGTCGACGAACAACTCGCCGTCGGTGTCCGCAGTCTGCTGCAGCCAGAAGACGATCTTCGCCTGCGAGCGATCGAGGCCGGGGAATGCCGCGAGGTCGAACGAGTACGTGTTCCACGTGTTCGACACCGCGATGGGCGCGTTCCCCGTGACGCGGTGGTTCGAGTCCGCGTCGGAGACCTCGATGCGCAAGCGCAGATTGGGCGAGGGCGAGCGCATCGTGACGCTCAGATAGCGGTAGCCGCTGGCGTCCGCGGCGTGGTGCCACGGCTGGAACTTCGCCTGGGATGCCGCTGTTGCGGGGTTCTGGAAGAACCTCCCGACCGTTCGCCCGTCGATCGTCGTGTTGGTCACCGAGCCCACGCCGGCGTGGTTGTTGTACCAGTTCGCCCACGTGTAGCCCTGGACGCCGAACAGGCCGTCCTTGCCGAACCCGTCGTACAGCAACGGACTCTGCGGCGTCGGCAAGGGAGGGGCCACGGTGTAGTGCGTCGACGAGTACACCTGCGACCCGTCGGTCTGCGTGCCGCGGACGTCCACCCGCGCGTTCGTGAACGGGGCGGCGCTGTCGACGTTGACGACGCCCGTCGCGACCCCGCCCGCCACGGTCATGGGCGACCAGTTCGGTCCGAGTGCGGGAGCGCCGAGATCGCTCTCGGCGAAGACGGTGACGTCTCCCGTGACCTCGTCGCCGATTTGGGGAGAGGTGACGTTCAGCGCAGCCGGCGCGGCCCCCGCGGACCAGGGCGCATCCCCGACGGCGGTGAGGCCGAACAGCGCCGAGAAGAGTCCCGCCTCGATGCTGACGCTGTACTCGTTGTACCGCCACTGCTGCCCGCTGTCCTGCCACACCGGGCGGTCGACGTACCACGGGCTGGCGCTGCGGACGTCGAGCGGGTCTCGGGCGTTCGGGCCGCTGACCAGCGCACCCGGCACGACGACTCCCGTGCCCGCTTGATTCTGGGCCTCCTCGTCGAGGCGGGTGTGCAGGAATTTCACGCTCTTCTCGCCCACGCCGGACACCCAGCTCGTGCCCCAGGGGTTGTTTCCGAACACCCAATACAGTCCGCGCTGGACGGCGCGGAGGGCACGCTCGTCGCCGAACAGCTCGTAGTAGCGCAGGGCGTCGGCCACGTAGGAGACGTGCGGTTCGTTGACCCCGAAGTTCTTGAACTGGTTGACGACGCCGTAGGGCGTGTCGTCGGTGCTGGACAGGAAGTAGTCCAGTTGCTTCTCGAGGTACGCGTGGATCTGCCCCTGGGCCGTCGGTGTCGCCACGGGGTAGAGCTCCGCCATCGAGAGGGGCGCGAGGTCCCAGTAGTTCGTGTTCGACAGGATGGTGAAGTCCGTGGCCGCGATGGTGCTCTCGGCGGCATCCCGATACGAGGTGTCGCCGGTCAGCAGGTGCAGCTCGACCTCGGCGAACAGCAGGGAGTTGTCGATTCCTCCGCGAGTCGTCGAGTACCCGCCGAGGGGATCCGTCCGATGCGTGTCGGCGTAGGCGTAGAAGCCTTCCGCTCCCGCGCGGGCCTGCGCCGAGAACGCCTGCCACTCGGCGACGTCGGCGGACGGGATCGCGCCGTCGGCGAGGGCTTTGTCCACCGCGCGGGCCGTCGCGGCGAGGGTGCCGGCGGCCTTCGCGGAGCCGCCGACCCCGTAGCCGGAGATCCGTCGGTCGTCCTTCGTGCCGACGATGCCGTCCGTGTGCTTGTCGGGATGCTGGAAGCCCCCGCTGCCTTTGACGTCCCAGAACGCGCCGCCGAAGGCATCCCACATCCGCAGGAGGTATTCGCTGCCGAACCGTGCCTCGTCGACGAGATCGGGCACGCCGTTGGCGTCGTTGTCGAAGGCCACCGCCGGGGTGTCGCCGTAGCGGAGGTAGCTGATGGCGATGTTGCCCCCGACCCACTGGTTGCCGCCGTAGATGCCGTAGTCGCCGGCGTCGTACCACCCACCCGTGAGGTCGTAGTGGACGGTGCCGTCCTCGGATGCGGCGTCGTCGAGGTGGCCCGGGCCGTGGAAGATCTTGGCCGACGGCGCGATGCTGCTGTAGCCGTCCGGGTAGACGTCGGCGGTGGCGACGCCCGAGCGCTGCAGGCGGTAGAACGCCGTCATCTCGTCGAGGTAGCCCGCCCAGACGTTGTCGCGGATCGCGAAAGGGGGCGAGGCGGTTCCATCGACCTCGAGCACGTAGTCCTCGCCGAGGGTCGCGAGACCGGAGAAGTCCACCGTGTACACGTGGTCGCCCCACACTCTTCCGGCGTCCGTGAGCGTGCACGCGGGCACCACGACCGTCGTCCCCAGGAGGATGCGACAGGACGCCGCGGGGGCGAGGTCGCCGTCCACGACGACGGACCCCACCTTGAGACCCGAGGCGCTGTAGCCGGCCTGACTCACTGCCACCTGTTTCACGGTCGCCGCGAGCGCCGGTGTCGCGGTGATCACCCCTCCCGCGGCGAGGGCGACGGCGGTCGCACCGCCGATCCAGAGGGTCGTTCGTCGTCGAATCATGACGTCTCCTTCGAGTCATCGCGGCGTCGTCGCCAGCGACCCGTCAGTATGGTCATGGATCGAAAGATATGGCAAGGAAAAGAAAGATAAAGAAAATGCAAGGGGCGCATTTTTCAGACTGGAACAAAATACGCCAGTTGAGTAGGATGAGACCGACGGACAGGCAAAGGAGGCCCCGATGCTCGCTGCGGAACGACGTGCGCGGATTCTGAGTCGCGCGCAACAGGACGGAGCGGTCAGCATCACCTCGCTCGTCAGTGATCTGGGTGTCTCGCACGTCACTGTGCGCCGCGATCTGGACTCGCTGGTCGCCGAACAGGTGCTCGACAAGGTCCGCGGTGGTGCGGTGCTCCGCTCCGGACCGGAAGCGGGTCCCGATCTCACGTTCACGGGCACCATCGGTGTGGTCGTGCCGACGTCGTACTACTACCGCTACGTCGTCGAGGGTGTCAACGACGTCCTCTCGTCGGGCGGAGACATGCGGCTCGCGATCTCCGAGTACGACCTCGACGAGGAGTACCGCCTCATCGACGAGCTCGTGGCGAGCGGTGTCTCGGGACTGCTGTGGGTCCCGACGGTGTCGGAGCGGCAGGCTCCTCCCGGGTTCCTCGAGAAGCTCGAGCAGCTGAGCGTTCCTGTGGTCTTCGTCGAACGGGAGCTTCCGGGTGGGGGACTGGGAATGGTGTCGTCGGTGCGCACCGCGCACGAGCGCGGCGCCCTGTCCGCCGTGCGCCACCTCACGTCCCTCGGCCATCGCCGCATCCTCATGGTCAGTCGTGGCAGCTCGCAGAGCTCGGAGTTCGTCCGTCTCGGCTGGCGCGATGCGCTCGAACGGCTCGGGATCGCAGAGGGGAGCGGCATCCTCGGACCTGAGGAGCTGGGTGCCGGCCCTCGCTGGGAGCGGGGCGGTGCGGATGTCGTCATGAATGCCGTGCAGAGCACCGGTGCCACGGCTCTGTTCTGCCACGGCGATGAGAACTCGCTCTTCGGGCTCCTGCAGAACGCGAGGGCTCGGGGCATCACCGTGCCGCAGCAGCTGTCGATCGTCGCGTACGACGACGATGTCTCCGCTCATGCGGACCCGCCGATCGCCGCGATCGCTCCGGATCGCCGCCGAGTGGGGGCACTGGCGGCTCGGATGCTCATCGACCTGATCTCCGAGCCCAGCGCCGAGCCGCCGCTGCAGCTCCACGTCGAGCCGAGGCTCATCCTGCGCGGCTCCACGGCGGCGCCCGCGTGAGCGATGTCGTGCTCTTCTCCGGGGGAGAGGAGTACGTCGACCCCTGGCATCCGTTCCTCGAGACGAGCGCGGTCGTCGCCGATGTGCTGCGCGAGCGGGGGTTCACGGTGCGGACGGTCACGCGCGTCGACGCCCTCGCGCAGCATCTCGCCTCTTCCGATCTGCTGGTCGTCAATGCCGGTGGCGGCCCGCAGGCGCACCCGCGCGATGCGCAGCTGCAGACGGTGATCGCCGGGCACCGTGGCGGTGTGCTCGCCCTGCATGTGGCGGCCACGCTTCTGCCCGCGGGCGACTTCTGGGAAAAACGACTGGGCGGGCGCTGGGTCCGCGGCCGCACGATGCATCCGGCCCGTGGATCGATGCGGCTGACGCGGGCGGAGGGTGTCGAGCGTCCGGGTCTTCCCGCCGTCATCGACACCGTCGACGAGGCGTACTCGTGGCTGCGGGTCTCGCCGGAGGCGGGCGTGCTGTACCGCCAGGGCCATGACGGCGAGCCGCACGCGGTGGTGTGGACGTACGAGCGGGAAGGGGCGAGGGCTGCCTACTCCGCTCTCGGTCACGACGTGGAGGCGTACGCGAGCCCCGCCGTTCGCGCGCTGGTCGCTCACCTCGCCGGGTGGGCGAGCGGCGGGGGCGGCCTCCGCGACCACGACGAACGCACGGCGCGTCGGACGGTCGTCGCCCCCGCCGAGTGAGCAGCACCGGACATCTGCCGTGTGCGGTGTCGGCGTGAGCGGGCGCCTCGCTACCGAGCGAACGGCTCGTCGAGCACGCGCAGGGCGAAGCCCACGCGCGAAGCTTCGATATATAGGTTTCTACCTAATATCTATAGGATGACGTCGTGGAACGTTCCCCTCTCACTCCGCTCGCGATCATCCGCACGGCCGCCGACCTCGCGGATGCCGACGGTTTCTCCGAGGTGACCCTCTCGGCCGTGGCACGCGCGGTGGACGTTCGGACTCCGAGCCTGTACAGCCACGTCCGCGACCTCGCCGGCCTCCGCGACGGCATCACGATCCTCGCCCTCGGCGAGCTGGGCGACCGCGCGGGCGACGCGATCGCCGGGCGCGCAGGGCACGACGCCCTCCGAGCACTGTGCGACGCGCACCGCGACTACGCCCGCGCGCATCCGGGGCGGTGGGAGAGCCTCCAGCGGCGTGCGGGCGACGCCGTCGTCCGAAGCGACGAGGCCGCGCGTTCGGGCCGCACGCTCGCGGCGGTGCTCCGCGGCTACGGCATCGCTGAAAGCGATCACGTCCACGCGACCCGTCTCGTCGGGTCGTTCCTCAACGGGTTCCTCCACCTCGAACACGTCGGGGGTTTCGCCCACCGGGCACCGTCCGTCGACTCCTCGTGGACCGTGCTCATCGACCGTCTCGACGGCCTGCTCCGGCACTGGCACGTCGAGGACCGGAAGGATCCCTCATGATCGACACCCCGTTCACTCCCGACCTGGTCCGCGGTGGCGCGGAGCTCGAGCAGACCGAGCGCGGCGTCCGCCTGCACCGTCTGCCCCGGCCGTACCGGGAGCGCGAAGCCGACGCGCAGCTCGCCCTGGTGGAGCGGCAGCCGTCCGGCATCCATGTTCGCGTGCGGACGGAGGCGACCACGGTGACGCTGCGCCTGCACGCCACGCGGGTGTCGTATCGCGGTCTGGACCGTGCGCGGGGGATCGTCGACGTGCTCGTCGACGGCTCTCTTGCGCTGCGCCGACCACTCCAGCACGGCGACGCGCTCGAGCTCGACCTGTCCACGGGCGCGGCGACCCCGAGGAACGGAGACGTCGATGTCGTCACCGTGACCGACCTCCCGCACGTCGACAAGATCGTCGAGATCTGGTTGCCGCACAACGAGCAGATCGACCTCATCTCCCTGCACTCCGATGCGCCGCTCGCCGCCGTCGAGGACCCGCGGCCCGTGTGGGTGCATCACGGCAGCTCGATCAGCCACGGCTCCAACGCCGCCGCGCCCACCGAGATCTGGCCGGTCGTGGCCGCGCGCGCTGCCGGCGTGCAGCTGCGCAACCTCGGGTTCGGGGGAAGCGCGATGGTGGATCCGTTCCTGGCACGGGTCATCCGCGATCAGGATGCCGACGTCATCAGCGTGAAGCTGGGCATCAACGTCGTCAACGCCGACGCGATGCGCGTCCGCGCTTTCGTCCCCGCCGTGCACGGCTTCCTCGACACGATTCGCGAGGGACACCCCGACACTCCGCTGCTCGTGGTGTCGCCGATCCTCAGCCCGATCCACGAGACGACGCCCGGCCCGGGCGCGTTCGACCCCGAGAGCCTGCGCGCCGGCAACGCCCGTTTCGTCGCCACGGGGTCACCCGACGATGTGGTCCGCGGCTCGCTGACCCTCGAGGTGATCCGCGACCTGCTCGCCACCGTGGTCGCCGATCGGGCAGACGACCCCGCACTGCACCTCCTCGACGGGCTCTCGCTGTACGGCTCAACCGACGCGGGAGCGCACCCCCTGCCGGACGGTCTGCACCCCGACACGGCGACGCATCGCCTCATCGGCGAACGGTTCGCGACGGCGGCCTTCGGCGCAGGCGGGCTTCTTCGCCGTTAGCGGCCCCGCGGGGGCCACTCCCGCCGCTCGAGCGTGTCGAGCAGGACCTCGGCCGCCGACCCCTCCATGCCGCGCACCCAGCGCTGGGCGTCCGACGCATGCGACGAGACGGTCCGCCCGCGCTCGCCGCGCTCCAGACGCACGTCGATCCGGCCACGCACGACGCTGACACCGCGGAGGGCCCCCGCGGCGACCATCGCGGCGAGCGGGTCGTGCAGGGCGCAGCGGCGGTCGGGGAAGACGCGGCCCTCGTAGAAATCGAGGTACAGCGGGAGCATCGCGGCCAGCGCCTGCGGGAGCGCACCCGGGATCGCCTCGAGGCGCACGAGGTCGGTGGCATCCAGGGTCTGCGTCATCGTCACATCGAGGGGCACGGCGGTGACGTCCCAGTCCTGCGCGAACACCACGGCGGCCGCCTTCGGGTCGTTGTGGATGTTCGCCTCGGCCCACGCCGTGACGTTGCCGGAGTGCGCGAACGCACCGCCCATGATGACGAGCCGGTCGAACGCGGCGACGCCCGGCGTCTCGGCGTACGCGGCGAGGTTGGTCAACGGTCCGAGGGCGAGCACGGTGAGACCCGGATGCCGCTGGGCCAGGTGGTCGATGAGCTCGACCGCCGCGCGGGCGTCGTGTGCACGAGC includes these proteins:
- a CDS encoding hydroxyacid dehydrogenase produces the protein MADSVDGDTPGERPHALLVMAPRTYDDLFDEARWARLRSLVTLGDPVRVDVFDRRALERLAQVEYLVTGWGAPRLGPEVLRAAPRLRGILHTGGSVKNLISEDVWDRGIVVTSAAEANAIPVAEFTIAMILLEAKRVPAYIAGYASTRDVAGDWRDGIPPSATFGGVVGIVGFSRVGRRVAALLAPFGFEVLVADPYAAAEEVQAAGGTLVELDALMARSDIVSIHAPELPSTRHLLDARRIASMRPDAVLINTARGSLIDTEALLERCRSGLLRAVLDVTDPEPLPPDSPLFGAPGVVLTPHIAGAMHAETLRLTDSALDGLQTLVRGDAPANRVDRSLLGLSA
- a CDS encoding sugar ABC transporter permease; this encodes MTVTTDRPRGTTPVRAAQAARPGPPRRRSLTRRRSAIAGLVFLLPTFIVFGYFAWWPIVQSAALAFQQTDLVTAPEWVGWDNFEVLFSDPLLPRAAVNTLWFTVLSLAIGLPVPLVCAVLISELRRGGTLARVLAYLPVVIPPVVSVLLWKVFFNPGESGVVNSLLGLVGVDPQPWLQSPATAMPSLVIVATWSGAGTAILIYLAALTGVSTELYEAAELDGASVWQRIVHITLPQMRGVILVLLLLQIIGAIQVFTEPYVMTDGGPANATVTILLMIYRYAFLFGNYGVATALSLLLAVVLIIVSAVYLRLTRSWSTR
- a CDS encoding glycoside hydrolase family 3 N-terminal domain-containing protein gives rise to the protein MTSDYRTSRLTPEARTADLLPRLSLEEKVGLMFHTVIESGENGTLVETAGALSASPTSTVVLDKRMNHFNVHGLGTPREAARWANALQALAAQTEHGIPVTISTDPRHAFTENAGASFAARGFSQWPEPLGLAALDDADILEHARIARAEYLAVGIRMALHPQVDLASDARWGRQFQTFGADAERTTRAMLTYLRGFQGDELGPTSVACVTKHFPGAGPQQGGEDAHFPYGREQVYPGGRFAEHLAPFAAAIAAGTAGLMPYYGMPVGLELDGEPVEEVGFAFNRRIVTRLLRESLGYDGIVVTDWELIHDNVAQGQVLPAKAWGVEHLSPSERILKVLDAGCDQFGGEECTDLLLDLVRTGHVAEERIDRSAFRLLALKFRLGLFDDPFVDEDAAAEIGGCAAHREAGFRAQAASVTVLADDGLLPLVAASDRRVYVEGMSAEAARPWGTVVARPEDADVAVVRLPAPYDPRDDLLFESLFHQGSLNYRPGLLARLGSLAKTTRLIVDANLERPAILTPLVETADTVVGTCGVSDEALVAALSGRIAPRGRLPFEIPRSMAAVESSPEDVPNGTADPLFPAGHRLAVSVR
- a CDS encoding sugar ABC transporter substrate-binding protein; the protein is MQQRTRRVIAAAVVVPALAVMAGCSGGNGASDADSGDGKVTITVMGKPAATNTAAVQLFERQVSEFEAANPNITIEASDVPWDAKTFATRLAGGSAPTLLRVPLTEPPALIERGQVADIASVASKLDSFSDLNPRVMQFLEQGDAVYGIPEKSYAFGLVYNRDLFQQAGLDPDAPPQTWDEVRTAAKKISDATGKTGFGEISTNNSGGWHLTGYDYTYGGKMIDQAADGTWTAAFNDDASREVLQMWKDMRWKDDSLGDNVLGKQEDLVAEFTAGNVGMWVTAPPDVYPNYIAAGGKPEAFGAGPMPQGGANATLAGATVLMVNATATEAEKEAAVKWIDWRALRPNYDLEVAAETAKASAADGLPVGVPVAPIFSAEAYAAYRDAIADYVNVPVENFAPYTASLDELEYVPEPAVASQEIYAALDPVVQSVLTDENADIDALLDDAEQRVNQILAQHKS
- a CDS encoding carbohydrate ABC transporter permease — protein: MTATTDTRPQRTAAQPRERGILSSFDWRRPRIFVGWRAMHIVLLIGLVALGAVPLLWMLRAAISSTTDLLQHPLSLVPSPAKWENIPDAWNLLSIGQYLGNTVVLVGGSWIVQLVVSATAGFALAVIRPWYGRAVYGAILLTLFVPGTVTLIALYLTVLDLPLLHVSLTDTPWAVWLPAGANAFTILLVKQFFEDIPRDLFEAAQLDGAGWFTIFWRIVLPMSRPILAVVSLLSIMTAWKEFLWPLIVLTDPETQPLAVALPRLAQATDPAYLIAGLLIASIPPILIFLIFQRSIVTGIGFTGLKG